The Aquitalea magnusonii region ACGCCACCGCCCAGTCACTGGTGCTGATGGACGAAGTAGGCCGTGGCACTTCCACCTTCGACGGCCTGGCGCTGGCCTGGGCCATTGCCAAGGCACTGATCGAAAAAAGCCGGGCCTACACCCTGTTTGCCACCCACTATTTCGAGCTGACCACCCTGGCCGAGCAATACCCGGCCGTGGCCAATGTTCACCTGTCTGCGGTCGAACACAAGGACCGCATCGTGTTCATGCACCATGTGGACGAAGGCCCGGCCAGCCAGAGTTACGGCCTGGCGGTGGCTCAATTGGCAGGCGTTCCACCCAAGGTGATTCGCGAAGCCAGACGCTACCTGGTAGAGCTGGAAAACCAGTCCGCCGCCCGCGTCCAGCCCGACCTGTTCAGCGCCCCGCCGGCCATGGACAATACCGTGGAACGAGCGCCGGATCCGGCACTGGAAATGCTGGAAGAAATCGATCCGGATGCACTGACACCACGTCAGGCACTCGACTTTCTCTATCAAGTGAAAAAAGTGCTGAAATGATTCAGCAAATTTGCAGTCATCTTCTATGATGAAAAAATCATGACAACCAGAGAACAGGAGTAATAATCATGTCGTCGCCGAGCACTGCCAGCAATCCGGGCTTGATTCGTCTGTTTGGTCATACTGGAGAAGATGGCAGCATTTCCCTTCAAGCCATACGTGAAAGAGCTTCAAAGCAACTGTCCCGCTTCGCCACCCAGGCGGAGGAGGAACTGGCAGCGCGTCAGATCAGCATGCCCCCGGCCATCAGTCTGGTTAGCTGTCCCGGCTGCAGCCTGACACTGGAAAACAATCATCCCCAGGCCGATGACATCCTCACCTGGCTTGCCAGCAATGCCAAGATTTCCAGCTTGTTCAAAGAAGTTGAAGTGTTGTTTGAAATCATTCGTGCCACGGAATCCGCAGGTGAAACCTTCCCCGAATCATCCTGCTTCCATATCGGCCTGACCAGTGCGGGTCCCATTGCCTATTTTGAAGACCACGCCTGCAGTCCGCGCCTTTCCTGATCCAGCAGTACGCCATTGCAATACCAGACAGGGAGACATTGTTCTCCCTGTCTGTCATCCGCGCCAGCCGCGCGCCCATGGCCCAAGCCAGGGAATTTGCCATTCATCAAAATGAAAATTCCCAGCCCATCATCAGACTCCCATTCCCGCATGGCCTTCTACCATCAAGGTAATCACTTTCCGGGAGAAAACCATGCCTCTGACCGAATCACCCAGCCTGCCATCCTATGCCCAGCCGGCGCAGCACAACCCCACCCTTGGCGACAATCTCTCGCTCCAGGCGCGCACCCTGCTGGGGCAGTTCGGACAGCTTGCCAAAGAGGGTATCCAGGCGCGCGGCATCCGCATTCCACCCGCCATTTGCCTGGCGCTCAATGCCAGGGGGCAGCTGGAACTGCGCGGCCAACACCCACAAGCCAAGCAGATTCACCTCTGGTTGAGCAACAGCCATGCACTGCAGGGCCTGTTCAACGAAACGCAAATCCTGTTCGAGCTGCTGCATGCCTGCAGCACAAACGCCAGAAGACGGGATGACGACTGCTTCTGCATCGGCATTACCTCAGCCGGTCCGGTGGCTTATTTCGAATCACAACTCCCCACCCTGGGTGGCGCTGTCACACACTGACGATGTACCAAGCTGTTGCCGCAAAGGGAAGCCCTGGCTTCCCTTTGCTGTTTCTGGACATCCGCCGCGCAAGCGGCAAGATCACCCGTGCTTACCTTTTTTCGCGGCAGCACCGCGCGTGGCGGCAAAACGCATTTCTTCCGGGTAAGGGTAGAAATCCTCAACCACACCCTCGCGGATACGCTGCTGACGCTGTTGCCAAAAATGCGGCATCAACAAGTCGCGGTGATAGTTGAGGAATGTCTTACGTATCAGCGGATCGCCCAACAGGAAGGAGCCGAACTCTTCGGGAAACACGTCGTTGCGTGCCACCGGATACCACACCTCACCTGACATCTCCATTTCCGGGTTGGGCGCCGGCGGGATCTGGCGGAAATTGCAGTCGGTCAGGTATTCGATTTCATCGTAATCATAGAAAATCACCCGGCCATAGCGCGTCACGCCAAAGTTCTTGAACAGCATGTCGCCAGGGAAAATATTTGCACAAGCCAATTCCTTGATGGCCAAGCCGTAGTCGCGGATCACCCTTTCCTTTTCCGCCTCGTCACACTGCATCAGATAGAGGTTAAGCGGCTTCATGCGCCGTTCGATGTACAGGTGACGAATGACAATACTGTCCTCGCCCTCCTCAATCATGGATGGTGCCAGCGTACGCAACTCATCGATCAGGTCTGCGGTAAAACGGCTGCGCGGGAAAGCCACATTGGAAAACTCCAGCGTATCCGACATGCGGCCGACACGGTCATGCTGCTTCACCAGCCGGTATTTACGCTTTACCGTTTCCCGATCAATCTCCTTCGGACCGCCAAAGACGTCCTTGATCAGCTTGAATACATAGGGATAGGAGGGCAGCGTGAACACCAGCATCACCAGGCCACGGATGCCAGGCGCGATGACGAACTGGTCGTTCGAATGCTGCAGATGCTGCATGAAATCTCGGTAAAAAGTGTTTTTACCCTGCTTCTGCAGGCCCAGCATGGTGTAAAGCTCGGCCTTGGTCTTGCTGGGCAACATGCTGCGCAGAAACTGCACATAGGCCGAGGGAACCTCCATGTCCACCAGAAAGTAAGCCCGGCTGAAAGAAAACAGCACCCCAATGCGCCATGGCTCCAGCAGCACGGTATCCAGATACAAGCACCCAGCCTCATCATGTAACACCGGGATGGCAAACGGATAGCTGACGCCGCCATTGATCACCTTGCCAAACACATAGGCAGTCTTGTTGCGGTAGAAGGCAGACGACAGTACCTGGATCTGCAAATTGGCTTCCGCCGCGGGCCATTGGCCGGCAAAAAAAGTTGCGCTGGCCCGCAGTACCAGCGCCAGGTCGCGCCGCAAGCTGGCAAACGGCCGCTGCCAGCCAAAATCCAGCATGATGTCGCGCAGCACCACCCGCATATTGCGACTGCCCGGATAGTAACTGCGATAGCAAGGCGGGTCGGACTCGATGTACTCGGTGGAAATGGCCGGACGGATAAAGATGAAATCGTTGTTGAAGTAATCCCGGTGCAACATGCGGGTGAACACCGAGTTGAAGAAGGTTTCCGCCAACTCCGGCTGCTTGTGATTGGTCAGCAGGCCGATGAAATAGAGCTTGGCCTGCTGCCAGATTTCATCATCCAGCAGATCGGCATGAAATTCGTGGTGCAGGCGGCCAACGGTTTCTGCCACTCGCTCATCGTAAAACTGGATCCGGTCCCGAATGGCCTGTTGCACGCCCAGCCAGTCAGCCTGCTCAAACAGCGCCTTGGCTTGCTGACTGCAGGCACGAAACAGGCGGTAGTGCTTGTCAAAGCCCTCGACCAGAGCCTGCGCCATCTCCCGTGCCACCGGGTTGTAATACTCGGGAATCTGCATGCTGCGGCCTCGTGTTTGCCCGTATCGGTTTCACCCGCCCACCTGTGCGGAACAAGAGACCGGCATGCTTCATGGTTTGTTCTTGCGCGCAAACCGGAAAGAAGGCTGTGGGCGGGGCTTGCCTGCTGCCGGTGTGCTTTTTGCCAGCGCAAGCGGTGTGGGCCGGTCCTGTCGCTCAGCATGGGACAGCGTCGGCAAATCTTCAAGATTCACGGCAAGGCGGCGCAACTCACCCGGCTGCAGATCGCCCAATTGCCAAGGGCCGATGGCGGCACGCACCAGCCGCAGGGTGGGCAAACCCACCTTGGCCGTCATGCGCCGCACCTGGCGATTCTTGCCCTCGCTGATGATGATTTCCAACCAGCAGTCCGGCACGGTCTTGCGAAAACGTACCGGCGGCTTGCGCTCCCACAGGGCGGGCGGATCGATCTGGCGCACCTGCGCCGGACGGGTGACAAAGTCGCCCAGATCCACCCCGGCGCGCAGCGCATCCAGTTGCGCCTCGCTCACCCTCCCCTCTACCTGCACCCAGTAGGTCTTGGGCAGTTTCCAGCGCGGGTCGCTGATACGATGCTGCAAAGCACCTTCACCGGTCAGCAACAGCAAGCCTTCACTATCGGTATCCAGCCGTCCGGCCGGGTAAACGCCGGGAATGGCGATATGATCCTTCAGCGTGGGGTGCAGCTCATGTTGAGAAAACTGGCAAATCACCCCGTAAGGCTTGTTGAACAGGATAAGTTCGGGCATTGCAGACAAACCATGCAGGAAAATGTAATGCCCGGATGATAACAAGGAGTGGCGCTGGCGGTCATGCCGGTCTGCGGCTAGGGATAGGCGGTATTGCTGCAGCCTTGCTCCTGCAACAAAGGCAGACGGCAAAATGCCCTGGCTGGAACTATGCTATGGACTGCAACTCACAGTACCGGTGCGAAAAATTCACATTCGAACACGCGTTTATCTTCCAGCAATGGCAAAGTTCGGATACTTACAAACAGTGCGAACATTTGAGGGGTATAATTCACTTTCGAAAAGTCACCCGCAAGTCCACGGGCCATGCTGCCACGCGCAGTCCGGCAAAGCGCCCGCCTCATGCTGTGCCTTTACACGCGCCTAGCGGAACATCCCCCGGAATGCCAAAGCCGCCTTGCGCAGTCGTTCTGACGTCAAAATAATCATTGGAGATAGAGTATGCCCACAAAGCAGCCGACCATCATCTACACCCTGACCGATGAAGCACCGGCGCTGGCTACCAGCGCATTCCTGCCGGTCATTCGTACCTTTACCGGCGCCGCCGGCATCAACGTCGAAACGGCAGATATCTCGGTTGCTGCCCGCGTACTGGCCGAATTCCCCGAATACCTGACAGATGAACAGAAAGTACCGGACACCCTGAGTGAGCTGGGCAAGCTGACCCAGAACCCGGACACCAACATCATCAAGTTGCCGAACATCAGTGCTTCGGTTTCGCAGCTGATTGCCTGCATCAAGGAACTGCAATCCAAGGGCTATGCCCTGCCGGACTACCCGGAACTGCCCACCACCGACGCCGACCACGCGCTGAAAGCCCGCTACGCCAAATGTCTGGGCTCGGCGGTAAACCCGGTACTGCGTGAAGGCAACTCCGACCGCCGCGCCCCGCTGGCAGTAAAGAACTACGCCAAGAAGCACCCGCACTCCATGGGTGAATGGAAACAATGGTCGCAAACCCATGTTTCTCACATGCACCACGGCGACTTCTACCACGGCGAAAAGTCCATGACCCTGGACAAGGCCCGTGACGTGAAGATGGAACTGACCACCAAGAGCGGCCAGACCATCGTGCTCAAGCCCAAGCTGGCGCTGCAGGCTGGTGAGATCATCGACTCCATGTTCATGAGCAAGAAGGCGCTGTGCGAGTTCTACGAGCGTGAAATGGAAGACTGCCGCGAATCGGGCATCCTGTTCTCGCTGCACGTGAAAGCCACCATGATGAAGGTGTCCCACCCCATCGTATTTGGCCACTGCGTGAAGATTTACTACAAGGACGCCTTCGAGAAGCACGGCAAGCTGTTTGAAGAGCTGGGCGTGAACGTGAACAACGGCATGGCCAATCTGTATGAAAAGATCGAGACCCTGCCGGCCACCAAGCGCGAAGAAATCATCCGCGACCTGCACGCCTGCCAGGAACACCGTCCGCGTCTGGCCATGGTGGATTCCGCCAAGGGCATCACCAACTTCCACTCGCCCAACGACGTGATTGTGGATGCCTCCATGCCGGCCATGATCCGTAACGGCGGCAAGATGTGGGGTGCCGATGGCAAGCCGGCCGACTGCAAGGCCGTAATGCCGGAATCCACTTTTGCCCGTATCTATCAGGAGATGATCAACTTCTGCAAATGGCACGGCAACTTCGACCCGCGCACCATGGGCACCGTGCCCAATGTGGGCCTGATGGCGCAAAAGGCAGAAGAATACGGTTCGCACGACAAGACCTTTGAAATCGCCGAAGACGGCGTGGCCAACATCGTTGACCTGGCTACCGGCGAAGTGCTGCTGAGCCAGAACGTGGAAGCCGGCGACATCTGGCGCATGTGCCAGGTGAAGGACGCACCGATCCGCGACTGGGTGAAGCTGGCCGTGACCCGCGCCCGCAACTCCGGCATGCCGGCAGTGTTCTGGCTGGACCCGTACCGTCCGCACGAGAAAGAACTGATCAAGAAAGTGGAAACCTACCTGAAGGATCACGACACCAGCGGTCTGGAAATCCACATCATGTCGCAAGTGCGCGCCATGCGTTTCACCCTGGAACGCGTGGCCCGTGGTCTGGACACCATCTCGGTCACCGGCAACATCCTGCGCGACTACCTGACCGACCTGTTCCCCATCATGGAACTGGGTACCTCGGCCAAGATGCTGTCCATCGTACCGCTGATGGCTGGCGGCGGCATGTACGAAACCGGTGCCGGTGGTTCGGCTCCGAAACACGTACAGCAGCTGCTGGAAGAAAACCACCTGCGCTGGGATTCGCTGGGTGAGTTCCTCGCCCTGGCCGTTTCGCTGGAAGAACTGGGCATCAAGACCGGCAACAACAAGGCCAAGATCCTGGCCAAGACGCTGGATGCCGCCACCGGCAAGCTGCTGGACAACGACAAGTCACCGTCGCGCCGCACCGGTGAGCTGGACAACCGTGGCAGCCAGTTCTACCTGGCCAGCTACTGGGCCGAAGCACTGGCAGCACAAAGCGAAGATGCCGAACTGCAAGCGCAGTTTGCTCCGCTGGCCAAGCAACTGGCCGAGCAGGAAGCCCAAATCGTGGCCGAGCTGAAAGCCGTGCAAGGCAAACCTGCGGATATCGGCGGCTACTACCTGCCGGATGCCGCCAAGTGCCAGGCCGTGATGTGCCCGAGCACCACCTTCAACGCAGCCTTGAAAGCAGCCTTGGCCTAAGCCCACCTTGGCGCACTATCGTGCGCATGCCATCCCCAAAGCGTCAGGACTCGTCCTGGCGCTTTTTTTGTCTGTCCCGCCCCCGCCTGGGCTTTTCCAAAAAATTTGTCTGATAATCCTCTGCAACAGCCGCGCCACGGTCTAGGCTGAGTGAGTGGAGAAACACTGCGCACCGTCGCAGCCCCTTACCAGTGACAAGGAGGAAACAACAATGAGTGAGTCCCATATCAAGATTCCGCCGGCAGGACAGAAAATCATTCCGGGACAGGCCATTCCGGACAAGCCCATCATTCCGTTTATCGAAGGTGATGGTATCGGCATAGACATCACCCCGGTGATGATCAAGGTTATTGATGCTGCTGTGGCAAAAGCCTATGGGGGGCGCAAGAAAATCCACTGGATGGAAGTATATGCCGGCGAAAAATCCACCCGTCTGTATGGCCCGGACGAATGGCTGCCCAAGGAAACCTTCGATGCGCTGAAAGAATATTCGGTATCCATCAAAGGGCCGATGACCACCCCGGTCGGTGGCGGCATCCGCTCGCTCAACGTTGCCCTGCGCCAGGAGCTGGATTTATACCAATGCGTGCGCCCGGTGCAGTATTTTCAGGGTGTCCCCTCCCCGCTCAAGCACCCGGAACTGGTCAATATGGTGATCTTCCGCGAGAACACCGAAGACATTTACGCCGGAATCGAATGGCAGGCCGGTTCGGAAGCCGTCAAAAAAGTCATCAGCTTCCTGCAACAGGAAATGGGCGTGAAGAAAATCCGCTTCCCGGACAGCTCTGGCATCGGCATCAAGCCCATCTCGGTGGAAGGAACCGAGCGCCTGGTCCGCGCTGCGCTCAACTACACCATCGCCAATGACCGCAAGAGCCTCACCATTGTCCACAAGGGCAATATCATGAAATTCACCGAAGGCAACTTCCGTGATACGGCCTATGCGCTGGCCCGCAAGGAATTCGGGGCCGAGCCGATTGATGGCGGCCCATGGTGCAAATTCACCAACCCCAATACCGGCCGGGAAATCATCGTCAAGGACGCCATTGCCGACGCCTTCCTGCAACAAATCCTGCTGCGTCCGGCCGAATACGATGTGATTGCCACCACCAACCTCAACGGCGACTACATCTCGGATGCACTGGCCGCCCAGGTTGGCGGCATCGGCATTGCTCCGGGAGCCAACATTTCCGACCACTATGCCTGCTTTGAAGCCACCCACGGCACGGCACCCAAGTATGCCGGGCTGGACAAGGTCAACCCCGGCTCGCTGATTCTGTCGGCGGAAATGATGCTGCGCCATCTGGGCTGGGTGGAAGCGGCAGACCTGGTGATCAAGTCCATGGAAGCGGCCATTGCCGACAAGCAGGTCACTTACGACTTTGCCCGCCTGATGGACGGTGCCACCGAAGTGTCCTGCTCGGCATTTGGCGATGCCATGATTGCCCGCATGTAAATCCTGGCCACGCCAGCCCAAGGCCCGCCGCTGCGGGCCTTGGGTGTTTCAGCCTGCCACCAGCGCCCGCGCCGCATCCAGCACCTGCGCCTTGGCCGCATCCACCCGCTTGCCGGCACGCCAGGCCATCATCACCTCCCAATGCCAGGCTGGCAGTTCTGCTACACACAAGCGGACCAAGGTGCCGTCTTGCAAATCAGCCTTGATCGACAACTCTGGCATGAAGGACACAAAGCCATGCCGTAACACCAGCTCACGTGCGGCAGATGCGGGCTGCACCGCGTGAATCGGGCTGGGCAGTTGCCGCAGCATGCGAATCTGCTGGATCAGGCTCTCGCACTCATCCCCCCAAAACTGCGGCGCAATACGGTGCCGGGCAATGTCGGCCAGCGCCAGCGCCCCGTCTGCGCCTGCCAGGGGATGATTGGCAGCCACCACCGGGACAATGGGAGAGCGCCACAGCAGCTCCATCTGGATGCCTGCCATCGCCGGGCATTTCAGCACAAAGCCCACCTCCACCTGGCCAGTCAGCAAATCCTGCATGATTTGCTGGGAATGGTCGGTGCCACAGCGGATTTCCATCGGCGCATCCGCCAGCTTCATCAGCAAGGGGCCAAACACCGGTGAAGTCAGCGATGGCAGACAAGACAAGCGGATCCGTGGCACCGCAGGCGTACCCTGCATGGTTTCCAACCCTTGCCGGTAAATGGCAATGGACTGGCGCGCAGCATCCAGAAATGCCTGACAGGCATTGCTTGCCACCGCGCCACGCCGATGGCGGGTAAACAGGCTCACACCCCAGTGCTGCTCCAGCAAACCGATGCGCTGGCTGACCTGTGGCTGCGACCAGCCCCGCTTGGCAGCGGCCTGACTGAAACTGCCCAGCTCCGCCACATCCAGCAGCAACTCAAGATCGGAGATCGCAACAGACATAATGAAATCACATATGAAATATTAGGAGAAATAGACTTACATAATAGCTGAATGCCTACCTAGAATGCTGTTCGAATGAGGAGATGACATGGCATCCGCACAGCGTGCACGCCGACTGGGCAAGGCTTTCATCCTGCTGGACAACCTGCTGGTGATATTTGGTTTCTTCATGGTGTTCCCACTGATCAGCCTGCACTTTGTCGACCAACTGGGCTGGAGTGCCAGCATCGTCGGCCTGGCACTGGCGATGCGCCAATTCCTGCAACAGGGACTCGGGCTATGCGGCGGTTCACTGGCAGACCGCTTTGGTGCCAAACCACTGATTGTTTGCGGCATGCTGCTGCGGGCGGCCGGCTTTGCCTGCATGGCTGTCGCCCACACGCCCTGGCTGCTCTATCTGTCCTGCTTGCTGTCAGGACTGGGCGGCACCCTGTTTGATCCACCACGCACCGCCCTGGTGGCCAAACTGGTCCGCCCCGCCGAGCGGCCACATTTCTATGCCATCCTGATGATGCAGGATAGCGCAGGGGCGGTTGCAGCAGCCTTGCTGGGTTCCTGGCTGTTGCAATTCGACTTCCGCTGGGTTGGACTGGCCGGCACCGCCATCTTCGTTCTGGCAGCCTTGGTGAATGCCCTGCTGCTACCGCCCTACCGGGTTGCCACCGGTACGGCATCGCCCTGGCAATCCATGCGTGTGGTGCTGCAAGATCGCAGCTATATGCGCTTTGTGCTGACATTAAGCGGCTATTACATGCTGGCCGTGCAAGTCATGCTGCTAGTCCCGGTCACCATCAAGCAACTCACCGGCAGCTATCAGGCCGTAGGCTGGATGTACACGCTGGAAACTTGTTTATCGCTCAGTCTGCTCTACCCGCTGGCACGTTGGGGGGAACGCCATCTGCGGCGAGAGCAGCGCATGTTGATCGGACTGGGACTGATGAGCCTGAGCCTGGCCATCATGAGCCAGATTGCCCACCCGCTGGCCGCATTTACCGTACTGGGCCTATTCTTTCTTGGCTCCATCATCATGGAACCGGCACGGGAAACCTATGTGGCCGGCCTGGCACGTCCCCACGCCCGTGCCAGCTACCTGGGCTGCAGTCGGCTGGGGCTGGCCGTGGGCGGTGCGCTAGGCTATGTGGGCGGTGGCTGGTTGCTGGACACGGCACACCAGTGGCGGCTGCCGGAATTGCCCTGGCTGTGCCTGGCAATGGTGGGCTGCATCACCTTGCTGGCACTCTGGCTGCAACTGCTGCGCCCCGTTGCCAATCGCAGCTGCGTCAATAGTAGCATCTGAAAAAACAAAACCCGCCTGTTGGCGGGATTCTGTTTGAAGCTGTCGGGACGTTGACCGGTCAGGTCAGCGTACCTGGCAATCCTGGCACATCCTCTACCTGATCAGGCAGCCTGGATGTTCGACGCTTGCTTGCCTTTCGGGCCGCTAACGATGTCAAAGCTTACACGTTGACCTTCTTTCAGGGTCTTGAAGCCTTGCATATTGATGGCAGAGAAATGGGCAAACAGGTCTTCACCACCCTCGTCCGGGGTAATAAAGCCAAAGCCTTTAGCGTCGTTGAACCACTTAACGGTACCAATTGACATGTTACTTCCTTGATTGACGATGGCTGGTGAGGCCGACCAACTTAAAGCTTGCTGCCGATTGCGGAGCATCCGCCAATGCCAAACAGCTAAGCCAAGCACCTGACTGCATTTCTACGCAACCATCGAGATAGCGTCAAGTGCAAAAGGAATTCGCACCTGCCCCTTGAAAAAAAGTCGGGGGGAGCCAAAATTGAAGTAAACCGCGGTTTAACTGAAAGTCGACATGTCCACGCAGTTCAGCGACGACACCGTAAAAGAGGTG contains the following coding sequences:
- the icd gene encoding NADP-dependent isocitrate dehydrogenase; the encoded protein is MSESHIKIPPAGQKIIPGQAIPDKPIIPFIEGDGIGIDITPVMIKVIDAAVAKAYGGRKKIHWMEVYAGEKSTRLYGPDEWLPKETFDALKEYSVSIKGPMTTPVGGGIRSLNVALRQELDLYQCVRPVQYFQGVPSPLKHPELVNMVIFRENTEDIYAGIEWQAGSEAVKKVISFLQQEMGVKKIRFPDSSGIGIKPISVEGTERLVRAALNYTIANDRKSLTIVHKGNIMKFTEGNFRDTAYALARKEFGAEPIDGGPWCKFTNPNTGREIIVKDAIADAFLQQILLRPAEYDVIATTNLNGDYISDALAAQVGGIGIAPGANISDHYACFEATHGTAPKYAGLDKVNPGSLILSAEMMLRHLGWVEAADLVIKSMEAAIADKQVTYDFARLMDGATEVSCSAFGDAMIARM
- a CDS encoding LysR family transcriptional regulator, producing the protein MSVAISDLELLLDVAELGSFSQAAAKRGWSQPQVSQRIGLLEQHWGVSLFTRHRRGAVASNACQAFLDAARQSIAIYRQGLETMQGTPAVPRIRLSCLPSLTSPVFGPLLMKLADAPMEIRCGTDHSQQIMQDLLTGQVEVGFVLKCPAMAGIQMELLWRSPIVPVVAANHPLAGADGALALADIARHRIAPQFWGDECESLIQQIRMLRQLPSPIHAVQPASAARELVLRHGFVSFMPELSIKADLQDGTLVRLCVAELPAWHWEVMMAWRAGKRVDAAKAQVLDAARALVAG
- the aceK gene encoding bifunctional isocitrate dehydrogenase kinase/phosphatase: MQIPEYYNPVAREMAQALVEGFDKHYRLFRACSQQAKALFEQADWLGVQQAIRDRIQFYDERVAETVGRLHHEFHADLLDDEIWQQAKLYFIGLLTNHKQPELAETFFNSVFTRMLHRDYFNNDFIFIRPAISTEYIESDPPCYRSYYPGSRNMRVVLRDIMLDFGWQRPFASLRRDLALVLRASATFFAGQWPAAEANLQIQVLSSAFYRNKTAYVFGKVINGGVSYPFAIPVLHDEAGCLYLDTVLLEPWRIGVLFSFSRAYFLVDMEVPSAYVQFLRSMLPSKTKAELYTMLGLQKQGKNTFYRDFMQHLQHSNDQFVIAPGIRGLVMLVFTLPSYPYVFKLIKDVFGGPKEIDRETVKRKYRLVKQHDRVGRMSDTLEFSNVAFPRSRFTADLIDELRTLAPSMIEEGEDSIVIRHLYIERRMKPLNLYLMQCDEAEKERVIRDYGLAIKELACANIFPGDMLFKNFGVTRYGRVIFYDYDEIEYLTDCNFRQIPPAPNPEMEMSGEVWYPVARNDVFPEEFGSFLLGDPLIRKTFLNYHRDLLMPHFWQQRQQRIREGVVEDFYPYPEEMRFAATRGAAAKKGKHG
- a CDS encoding cold-shock protein, with amino-acid sequence MSIGTVKWFNDAKGFGFITPDEGGEDLFAHFSAINMQGFKTLKEGQRVSFDIVSGPKGKQASNIQAA
- a CDS encoding pseudouridine synthase, translated to MPELILFNKPYGVICQFSQHELHPTLKDHIAIPGVYPAGRLDTDSEGLLLLTGEGALQHRISDPRWKLPKTYWVQVEGRVSEAQLDALRAGVDLGDFVTRPAQVRQIDPPALWERKPPVRFRKTVPDCWLEIIISEGKNRQVRRMTAKVGLPTLRLVRAAIGPWQLGDLQPGELRRLAVNLEDLPTLSHAERQDRPTPLALAKSTPAAGKPRPQPSFRFARKNKP
- the mdtH gene encoding multidrug efflux MFS transporter MdtH, which encodes MASAQRARRLGKAFILLDNLLVIFGFFMVFPLISLHFVDQLGWSASIVGLALAMRQFLQQGLGLCGGSLADRFGAKPLIVCGMLLRAAGFACMAVAHTPWLLYLSCLLSGLGGTLFDPPRTALVAKLVRPAERPHFYAILMMQDSAGAVAAALLGSWLLQFDFRWVGLAGTAIFVLAALVNALLLPPYRVATGTASPWQSMRVVLQDRSYMRFVLTLSGYYMLAVQVMLLVPVTIKQLTGSYQAVGWMYTLETCLSLSLLYPLARWGERHLRREQRMLIGLGLMSLSLAIMSQIAHPLAAFTVLGLFFLGSIIMEPARETYVAGLARPHARASYLGCSRLGLAVGGALGYVGGGWLLDTAHQWRLPELPWLCLAMVGCITLLALWLQLLRPVANRSCVNSSI
- a CDS encoding NADP-dependent isocitrate dehydrogenase produces the protein MPTKQPTIIYTLTDEAPALATSAFLPVIRTFTGAAGINVETADISVAARVLAEFPEYLTDEQKVPDTLSELGKLTQNPDTNIIKLPNISASVSQLIACIKELQSKGYALPDYPELPTTDADHALKARYAKCLGSAVNPVLREGNSDRRAPLAVKNYAKKHPHSMGEWKQWSQTHVSHMHHGDFYHGEKSMTLDKARDVKMELTTKSGQTIVLKPKLALQAGEIIDSMFMSKKALCEFYEREMEDCRESGILFSLHVKATMMKVSHPIVFGHCVKIYYKDAFEKHGKLFEELGVNVNNGMANLYEKIETLPATKREEIIRDLHACQEHRPRLAMVDSAKGITNFHSPNDVIVDASMPAMIRNGGKMWGADGKPADCKAVMPESTFARIYQEMINFCKWHGNFDPRTMGTVPNVGLMAQKAEEYGSHDKTFEIAEDGVANIVDLATGEVLLSQNVEAGDIWRMCQVKDAPIRDWVKLAVTRARNSGMPAVFWLDPYRPHEKELIKKVETYLKDHDTSGLEIHIMSQVRAMRFTLERVARGLDTISVTGNILRDYLTDLFPIMELGTSAKMLSIVPLMAGGGMYETGAGGSAPKHVQQLLEENHLRWDSLGEFLALAVSLEELGIKTGNNKAKILAKTLDAATGKLLDNDKSPSRRTGELDNRGSQFYLASYWAEALAAQSEDAELQAQFAPLAKQLAEQEAQIVAELKAVQGKPADIGGYYLPDAAKCQAVMCPSTTFNAALKAALA